The genomic region CGTGAGAGATAATTGTGGCTTGAATGGTGTGGAGGTTAATTAAATTGGAGTAAGCAACTTTCCGATTAACTATGGAGGCTGACCCAATTGGACCTGCTGATAGACTGAATCAAGAATGACTTGATTTTAGGTTGAGCGACTGGCTGGAGAGGATATTATATCCTGAGATGTGGAATGCATATGCCTTGATAGTGGGTTGAGATATCTGTGACTGCTACATGGGGATATCAAATAGTTGGATATATTAGCCTGCTGCTTAGAGGGGAAGATAGGGAAATTTATATTCAAGGTTTTAGGATCTGATAACCAAATTCATGGTAAGTAAGTAGAACACCTAGAAAAAGGACTATGTTCAAAGACTGTTCCAAAGcagtattttcctttctctcctataTTTTAAGGCCCCTTGCCACTGGATAATTCTGTTCCCTTTAAAAACATgccattttccctttccttcttaaaAACCATTGAATACTCACACATACACCCccacatacatgcatacaaacATGCACATGCACAAATAGCCTTCCCTTTACAGTACTTCCCTCTGTAGCCAGTATCCCTTTTACTGTTGGCCTTTGTAGCAAACTCCTCAAAAGAGGGAGCCATATTAACGGACTTCAGTTccttcccacacccctcccccaccacctaaCTCAATCAAAACAGGTGTTGTCTCTCtctattctagaatttttttttttactgcaacaacaacaacaacaacagaacccATTTATGTTAATTGAAGAAATGCTGAAGTTACACCATCTATTGGAGGGAGGGAGTTAATTTTCAAGACTCTTCTTTTGAAGTGAGAGGGGGAGTATGTTATTGTCATAAATAACATATTCTAGAAAAATTTCTTACCAAGGTATCTAACCACTGCATTTCTAAACATAAGGCCAGTTCTGTTTTGGAATTATTTGACTTACCAGTAGCATTAAACATGGTAATAGTTCCCTCCTCCTTGATGCATTCATTACATTTAATAGCCTATCAAGAAACAGATATTCTGGAAATGTTGACAGGTTGCCATTCTCAGTCTCTTTTGCTGACTTCCTCAACTCCTTACCCCAACTCCTTTTCCACCCTAGTTCTTAATGTTGGGATTGAGCCCTTGGTTCTCTGTTCTTCATGAACATTTACTATCTTGGTGATCTCAGTCTCATAGATGATCTGTTCCCAATGATTCCAAGTTTATATCAGCAGGCAAAATCTCTCAAACTTGTCTTACTGTTCACTTAGATTTCTGATAAACCTCTCAGACAACATATCCACAGTTAACATCTTGATTCCCTCCTCCACAACCTTCCCCCACCTCAGCTAAGAATAATCCCTTTTATTGGTGTTCAAGCCAAATCTCTCCCTGCCATCTTTGACTCCCTTTTCTCTCATGACCTACATTTAATCTATCAGATTCCATGGctcttttctcaaatatatcCAAAATCAGATTGCTTCTTATCACAAACAGGGCCATCCTGGTTCTtaactttttctcttctgtaatcTCTGGAATAACCCCCAGAGTCTTTTCTGCTTTTGCCCTTACACTTTCATGCAATTCTCATCATAGAGACTAGAAGAAACTTAAAATTTGTCAAATATGTCATTTCTTTGCTCTAAAGATGTCTTTGAGAGAAATGAGCATTTGCTGAGTTCTACAAAGGACTATAAGGCCCTGTGTGGTCTGGCCCCATCTTCATGGCATCTATATATCTCTCACTCATTCACATCATCTAGTTACATTGGCCTGGTAGCTGAGCTTTTAACATTAGGCATATTTCTGTCTTAGAACATTCGTTCTGACTGTTTCATTTGTTTACAGTTTGTCACTGGGGgctatttctctatatttttcatctcttatgCCTCACTTCCTCTCATTCACCTTTTTGTTCTGGCCAATGCTGTGACTACATCAGGTATAGTCTTAGTGCAGGTATAGCCTGACTTCACCTTACTCAGCTGCATCCTGCCCCTGGCTTCTCTGCTCCATTTCATGGGGCACCTGAAGTAGACTGCTCAGCTACCCTGGTGCGTGTGTGAACCCGGGAGTATGAAGAAATTAACACCCTCTGGGTGAACACTTGCCCTGGGTGGGGTGGAAACCAGTGGATAAATATACCCCTCTTTCATGTCTCTGGTAGACAATTCTGAGGTGCCTTCTGCATGGTTCTTCCTGTAGGATTGGACACAGTAGATCAACATTCCTCAGCTCAGTAATGCACACCTGGATAGGATTCTCTGCTTTCCTGTTTCAATCTTTCATGCCATTCTTGCTCCCCATTATTTTCCCCACAAAGTTACCTGTATGGAACCTCAGGTAACTTTAAAAAGAGACTAGAAACCAAGCTATTTTCTTACCTCATTCAATCTTTGCTCATATTCCCTTCCCAATGAGGCCCATCCTgatctctttatttaaaattgctatcttctccctctcccagcttcaGGATTTCTTCTCaccctcctttttaaaataataccttcTATTATACTATGTAACTTACTAATTATGTTATTCTTTTCGAAACTTTAGTAAATGTGTTGTATGAAGGCATCATCCTGTTTTGTTCTTAGATTTATCCTTAACCaatttagtaaaaatatttaCCCTCCCTGAAAACTTATTGAATATATTTACTAAATGTTTTGTGAATATAAAATTGAATGGAGTTCAATATTGAGCCCTGAAGAAATTCAATATTCAGAGGTAAGGCAGAAAGAGGAGACTGAAATGACAAGCTAAGGAAGATGGAAATGGTAGCATTAATGCACCCAAGAGTAAAGAGGGTTTTAAAAAGGGGACCGTTGTCAATTAAGATAAAGGTTGCTGAGAAGTCCAGTTGCATGAAAGCAGGTAAGTTACAATGGCACCATCATTATGGAGGCCTTTGGTAGTCCTGATGAGAGCAGTTTCAGGGAAGTAATGAGAATGGAATACAGACTGGAATGTTTTGATTACCAAATGATATTTGAGAGAAGATTGAGACAGAATATAagcattttctatatattttctgtGAAGAGAAGAAGAGATTTGAATAGGAGGATATAAGATCAAAGAAGGGagaattaattctttttaaagtgtaGTTCTGTGGAGGAAGGGAAATATATACTTAAATGACAAATAAGCTCGGCAAACACTAATTGAACAAAAGGATTTTATACACAATCCCATTTATTACCCTCCCCTACAATTCTCACAGAAAAGCAGGGCATTGCTATTCCTTATTTATAGAGAGGGAAACAGGGGCTTGGAGATAAGGGATTTGTGCAAGGTCATGCAACTGGTATAAGTAAAAGTCACTTGATCCAAGAActtcaggttttaaaatttttctgtactCCAtggaaagaaattcatttttaatttggatatGCTGAGTGTATGTTACTTATTAGGCATTTAGATAGGAGCAATACAGCTTAGTTATTTAGGACACTGGAATTGGAGAAAGCTAGAACTCAAACCTAGCTGCCTAACTATTAACTATGATATCATGGACATATAAAGTTTTTGGAAATTGATTTTTTAGATTGAAAAGAGGCCAAGTTTTTTCAGAACTTACTTTGTTCAGTTATAtgggaaatgtttaaatattatctCAATGCTTACAAAAACCACATTACCTGGATCCTATAAGAGAAAAGAGATTGCATAAAAACTGGGCAACTCCaatgtttaattatttgaaaaagaaaaatgaactagaGGGAAAGATAAAAATTGTTAAGAATAAAGGGCATTTGTTATGGAAGCCAGATATCAGTCTTGCTAAAGATGAGAGTTCTCTTGTGATGAAAACGAAAAAGCTGGGAGATGAGTGGAAGGAGAGTCACATGAATAGGGAGTTTAACATGAATTTAGATGGAGAACCAAAAGACAAAGCTCCTTATTTTCTCAGTAAGGTGGAAGCTGGGCTGTACTTAGGATTTGTGGATGTGGAGAGGACCAGTTCTTTCCAGTAGAACCTCTGCAATGagggaaatattctgtatctgaaCAGTCCAATATGGTAGTTACTAGTCATGGCAGCTATTGACCACTTAAAAAGTATTGTGACTGAGATattcaataattttaaacaaaattttgaacaaatttaaacagccacatgtggctagtggcaaCCATATCCATTAGAGTAGTgctagaaaaaacaaattttgtgaTTAATAGGGGCATTAGAAATTGCAAGCTTTATTGGACTTATACAGATATACAAGGCCTAAGATTTGAGGACAGAAAACTGGTTTTTGTGATTGTGAGCTTATCATGTAGAATAGTACCAACATATattctaaagaaatgaaacaagtatgtggtttcacttatttgtggaacctaaggaatagcatggaggacattaggagaaggaagggaaaaatgaaggggggggaattggagggagagacgaaccatgagagactatggactccgagaaaccaactgagggttttagaggggagggggcttgggggatgggttagcctggtgatgggtattaaggagggtatgtatttcatggagcactgggtgttatgcacaaacaatgaatcatggaacactacatcaaaaacgaatgatgtactgtatggtgactaacataacaaaattaaaaaaaaaaagaaatgaattggtTTAAACATCTTCACTTCTTTTATCAGGGTATTCCTGATGTTACCATGAACACAGAAAATACTaccttttctccattcctttatGTAAGTGTCTTGTGATATCAATTCTAATGATGTTTAATGTTCTATATACTCAATGAGATTCAAAGTTTCTTGAGGGTAGAAAATATGGATTATGCCTATCCAAGTCTATGAGGACTACTAACTAATTTTCCTTAAGGTATAGCAATGGGAACAAGAACTAATTCTCCTAAGAAGGAATATATAGAAGGTGAAGGGGCCCTGTAAAAATGGACAAGGAAAATTTCTACAAACCATGACCGTCTCCAACATTACCACAACCCATCCAGCTTTCTTCTTGCTGGTAGGAATCCCAGGTTTGGAGCACCTGCATGTCTGGATCTCCATTCCATTCTGCTTTGCCTGTACTCTGGCCCTGCTAGGCAACTGCACCCTTCTCTTCATTATTCAGGCTGATGCAGCCCTTCATGAGCCCATGTACCTCTTTCTGGCCATGTTGGCAGCCATTGATCTGGTCCTCTCTTCTACAACACTTCccaaaatgttagctatttttttgGTTCAGAGATCGGGAGATCAGCTTCTATGGCTGTCTGGTCCAGatgttctttctccattccttctcTATCATGGAGTCAGCAGTGCTGCTGGCCATGGCCTTtgaccgctatgtggccatctgtaagccaCTGCACTACACTACGGTGCTGACTGGGCCCCTTATCACCAAGATTGGCATGGCTGCTGTGGCTCGGGCTGTGACACTAATGACTCCACTCCCCTTTCTGCTCAAGGGCTTCCACTACTGCCGAGGCCCCGTGATTGCCCACTGCTACTGTGAGCACATGGCCGTGGTAAGGCTGGCCTGTGGGGATACTCGCTTCAACAGTATCTATGGCATTGCTGTGGCCATGTTTATAGTGGTGTTGGACCTGCTCTTTGTTATCCTGTCTTATATCTTCATCCTTCGGGCAGTTCTACAGCTTGCCTCTCAGGAGGCCCGCTACAAGGCCTTTGGGACATGTGTGTCTCACATAGGTACAATCTTAGCCTTTTACACACCTGTGGTCATCTCCTCAGTCATGCACCGTGTGGCTGGCCAGGTTGCCCCTCATGTCCACATACTCCTTGCcaatttctatcttctttttccaCCCATGATCAACCCCATCATCTATGGTGTCAAGACCAAGCAGATTCGTGATCATGTGCTCAGTCTATTCCGGAGAAAGAATGTGTAGTAACATACTCTCTTCTTTACCTACCAGTTCAGTATTGAGTGGATATTAGATATTAGATTGAGGTGGAGAGGAAACATCTTAAGTAGGAAAACTGTAATCTCCATGTTTGGCAATTCTTTAATATGACAAGGAAAATGAGGTTTCATTCCTCAAAGATCCAGTCAGATCAAACTTTAGCTTGATAGCAGAGATTTGACCCTATTCTCATAGACTCATCACATgattaaggaaaacaaagaagcttcCCAAATGCTACTGTCATCTAGGTGAAAGAGAACAGGAATATTGGCTGAGACTGGCACAAGAAGTTGAGGTTTTGGTGAACTCTTCACCTAGACTATGAATGAGGAATTGAACCACAAATTTTGTGACCCAAAGAACAACACCTCTTCTAGTACTAaaattgcttccatatcttttcTAAATGGCATCCAGTCTTCTGCTACTCTATTAACCTACTACCACACAATGTTATTGGCTCTACATTTGGATAGATCTacgttttaaaaaaagagttatctatttatttgagaaagacagagagagcagggggaggtgaggggcagagggagagggcgagagagtcccaagcaggctcagcacagagcccaatgctgggctctatcccacaatcccaagaccccgagaccatgacctgagctgaaaccaagagtcggatgcttaaccaactgtgccacccagagcCCCTGAACAACTACACTTCTAAGCAGACTTATTTCTTCCATTAAGTCCGTAGGAGTCAGAAAAGAAGTCCAAGGAACTAACAGCCAATTCCTTTGTTGAACACTTAGCAAAAGAGTCTTCTGACATCCTTTTATGTAAATTCATATCCTGTAAGTAACTTTTTATGTGCATATGTTTTTCTAGAAAAAACCCCActtagtaatatttattgaatgaagagCTGAATACCATCTTTGAGCTATGTAATATGGAAACAAAGATTAATACCCTTTCCTTTTGAAGTTAAGACTTCTGAAgctaaagaaaagttaaaatatatagtTGCAGTAGACTGTATTATTGTTCACAGATATTTACTCTCCCATCCCTCTACCATGGAGGGGAATTTTCTCACTCTTGGAATGTTAAATCTTGCTATGTGACTTCCTTCAGCCAATGGAATTTGAGTggtcttaaaatatttcacaataataataaacttcAAAACGTGTTCATGTAGCTTGGCCTAGTCTGTCTTGTTTTTTGCCTGTGTTAAAAGAATGAGCATGTCCCAGGACAGAATTTTTCTTCAACCTAGACCAAGAGCCTCTGACTGTTCCCTGAGCTTACCCAAACTCTTGCTTGGTTTTCCTCAGTAGAGATGGGGCACTGTGCATGATAGATTAGATTACTATTCAAAAAATATTCCCTCTCCCAGAGTGTAAAACCTCACTGACTATGGGGTTGGCTATCTGCACCAATGGGGCATTAGCAGATGTGGTGCAAGCAGAGACTCGAAATTTGCTTGTGCAACGGGTCTTGTCGTCTTTTGACTCTGCTGCACCATAAGGATATACCCTGGTTAGCCCATTTGTCcaatgaggaagaggaaaaagtggAGAACTGCATGATCAACTTGAAGCTTGAAGCAGAGCCTTACAACCAAACCCACCTTGGGTCAGCAGATTCCCCAGCTGACTTGTGGATGGATAAGCAAATCCAGTTGATACCAACAGAGTCATCTCAGCCAATCTCCAGATGTGTGAGagatacatttttaatgttaCATGCCACAAATGTTGTGGGTATTTTTTTCCACAGTACATTCTGGAAACTAATTATCTGTCATTGTTATTTAGTAAACTGAATGTAGTAAATGGATTAAGTAAGTATTTCCAGGCTGCAAGATCTGATTTGTCCTTATGTTTGGTGCAGAAATGAAACTGCCCTTCAGGTGATACTCCTGTCCTCCACAGAGAGTGATTTTATCCAACATATAAGTATAGTAGCATATGAAATCAATTACTATGTAATAAACTATGGTCTGCATGACTAGCTTTATTCAAATAGTCAAAGGTGAGTTATTTCTTATCATGTATTAATACTATGTGCTTAGATGGATCACAGCAGTATGAGAATACATGCATGCTATTTTTAGAGTTGAAGTTTTACAGTTAAATGATACAAGAGGATATGGAAAATGTGCGCTAATTCAAACTTAAATCATAACACTTCCAACAATTCTTGCACCCTAGTTCTGGATTTTCTGGAGCCTAATTGTCAGTAAGTTGCCCCAACAATGCCTCTGCATGGATCCTTGACTGACCCAGACATAGTGTTACCTAGGGTAGCCCCAAACCCGTTGATAGCTTAGAATGGCCAATTGACAGTTACAATGCAGatgaatataaaaaagaagacaagctTCACCCAACAGTTTAACACGCAATATTAGAAATAAGCACAATTCCTTGAATTTCAAGTAGTGTTTTGTTCAGGATGCTTCCGTATCACTATTGTGCCTGTTATAtccctttattgtattttttaatctgatattGTACATTTCATCTCATATTGTAATTTTCATAGGTATTTTCATAGGTATATATTTTATCTCAGATattgtaattttcttctttgaaagtttgatttgggcatttttttttaatatctttgatGCCTCTAAACATGCTCAATCTTTCCTCTAGCTTCTTAAACAATTATAAGTGTATTCTGTATATTCAATATCCTTATATACTAATTTTATctgcacctttttaaaaatttgttttgatttttctcatgTGTATTTCCTGATAACTTTTGGTTGAACACCAGATAAGCTGAATTTTACTTTTGGGTACTGGATacttctgtattttatatatgttcttGAGCTTTATTCTGGGTCATGGTTAAGTTGTTGGAAACCATTTAATCCTTTAGGTTTTGCTTTCAGGCTTTGTTTGTCA from Zalophus californianus isolate mZalCal1 chromosome 11, mZalCal1.pri.v2, whole genome shotgun sequence harbors:
- the LOC113913677 gene encoding LOW QUALITY PROTEIN: olfactory receptor 52K1-like (The sequence of the model RefSeq protein was modified relative to this genomic sequence to represent the inferred CDS: deleted 1 base in 1 codon); translated protein: MTVSNITTTHPAFFLLVGIPGLEHLHVWISIPFCFACTLALLGNCTLLFIIQADAALHEPMYLFLAMLAAIDLVLSSTTLPKMLAIFWFRDREISFYGCLVQMFFLHSFSIMESAVLLAMAFDRYVAICKPLHYTTVLTGPLITKIGMAAVARAVTLMTPLPFLLKGFHYCRGPVIAHCYCEHMAVVRLACGDTRFNSIYGIAVAMFIVVLDLLFVILSYIFILRAVLQLASQEARYKAFGTCVSHIGTILAFYTPVVISSVMHRVAGQVAPHVHILLANFYLLFPPMINPIIYGVKTKQIRDHVLSLFRRKNV